DNA from Helicobacter pylori:
GATTTTCTTTTCTTTAGGACTGATACGCCTGCTTTTCTTTTCTAGCCCTGCAATCCCTCTTTCAACCGCTTCTTTTAAATGCTGTTGTTTGACTTCTTTTTGGTTGTTTCGTCCCGCTAAAAGCGCGGCTTCATTGATGATATTCGCTAAATCCGCCCCCGCAAGCCCTGCGGTGAGTTTGGCGACTTCTTGCAAATTCACATCATTAGCGAGTTTCACGCCTTTAATATGCACTTTTAAGATTTCTACCCTGCCATTAAAATCAGGCTTATCCACTAAAACCTGCCTGTCAAAGCGCCCTGGACGCATTAAAGCCGGATCCAAGATTTCAGGGCGGTTCGTTGCGGCTAAGACAATCACAGGCGCGTTTTCGCTCCCAAAACCATCCATTTCGGCTAAGAGCTGGTTTAGGGTTTGCTCTCTTTCATCATTCCCACTTATCATGCCTCCAGCCGCTCTGCTCTTGCCTATGGCATCAATTTCATCAATAAAAATGATGCTAGGGGCTTGTTTTTTAGCGGTTTCAAACAGATCCCTAACCCTGCTTGCCCCTAAGCCCACAAACATTTCAATGAAACTGCTCCCTCCCATAGAGAAAAACGGCACATGCGCTTCGCCAGCCACCGCCTTTGCTAAAAGGGTTTTACCGGTTCCTGGAGGCCCTACTAACAGCACGCCTTTAGGGATTTTAGCCCCTAAATTGGCGTATCGTTCGGGGTATTTTAAGAAATCCACGATTTCTACCACCTCTTCTTTGGCTTCTTCATTGCCTGCCATGTCATTAAAACGCACATTGGGTTTTTCAGCGTTAATGAGTTTTTTCGCACTCCCCATGCCAAAAATACCCCCACCCATATTTTTTTGCATGCGGTTTGCCATAAACATCCATAGCCCTAAAATCACTAAAATAGGCATGAGCCACCCTAACATGTCGGTAAAAAAGTTAGACTCGCTAAAACCAGAATAATTGATTTTTTTCTCGTCTAACAAAGGCACTAAGGTTAGATCAGGCACTCGTTTAGCGATATAAATCACACGATTGTTGCCCTCTTTGTGGCTGGCTTTGATCAAAGTTTGACCGATACTCACATTTTCCACTTCATTATTGCTGATGAGCTGTTTGATTTCATGGTAGCTCACATTTTTAGTGCTAGAAGCTAAGAAATTGTCCGAAAAACTGCCATCAGAATTGAAAGAGCGTAGAAAAAAAATGAGTAAAATCCCTCCAAGAACCGCAAGGACAATGGGACTTTGAAAAAAAGGTTTTTTAGGTTCGTTCGTTGGTTTCATTATAATCCTTAATTTATTGATTGTTTTTTAAGCAATTTTAGAGCGACCCATTCGTTACGCTGTCGTTGCTCTAAAACCTCAAATCCATTATAATAGATCTGTAAAACAGAGTTTAAATGGGTTTCTAAAATCCCTGATAAAATAAGAGTGTGGTTACAAAGCCGCACAAATTCACTATACAAACTCTTAATCACATCAGCGACAAGGTTCGCCACAATGATATCAAAACGCCCTTCAATTTTTTGCGTAGATCCATAAATGACTTTATCTTGCGCTAATAGGGGTATTTGATTTAAGCTAAAATTTTTTAGGGTTTCTTCAACGGCTAAACTATCCGTATCGCAAGCTACTAAAGCGCTAACGCCTTGTTTTTTTAAGGCGATGCTTAAAATCCCGCTCCCACAACCCACATCTAAAGCGTTTTTGTGCTTTAAATCAAGATCAGAGAGCAATTCCAAACACATAGAAGTG
Protein-coding regions in this window:
- the ftsH gene encoding ATP-dependent zinc metalloprotease FtsH, whose protein sequence is MKPTNEPKKPFFQSPIVLAVLGGILLIFFLRSFNSDGSFSDNFLASSTKNVSYHEIKQLISNNEVENVSIGQTLIKASHKEGNNRVIYIAKRVPDLTLVPLLDEKKINYSGFSESNFFTDMLGWLMPILVILGLWMFMANRMQKNMGGGIFGMGSAKKLINAEKPNVRFNDMAGNEEAKEEVVEIVDFLKYPERYANLGAKIPKGVLLVGPPGTGKTLLAKAVAGEAHVPFFSMGGSSFIEMFVGLGASRVRDLFETAKKQAPSIIFIDEIDAIGKSRAAGGMISGNDEREQTLNQLLAEMDGFGSENAPVIVLAATNRPEILDPALMRPGRFDRQVLVDKPDFNGRVEILKVHIKGVKLANDVNLQEVAKLTAGLAGADLANIINEAALLAGRNNQKEVKQQHLKEAVERGIAGLEKKSRRISPKEKKIVAYHESGHAVISEMTKGSARVNKVSIIPRGMAALGYTLNTPEENKYLMQKHELIAEIDVLLGGRAAEEVFLEEISTGASNDLERATDIIKGMVSYYGMSSVSGLMVLEKQRNAFLGGGYGSSREFSEKTAEEMDLFIKNLLEERYQHVKQTLSDYREAIEIMVKELFDKEVITGERVREIISEYEVANNLESRLIPLEEQAS